From one Malus sylvestris chromosome 1, drMalSylv7.2, whole genome shotgun sequence genomic stretch:
- the LOC126631921 gene encoding zinc finger BED domain-containing protein RICESLEEPER 1-like codes for MINYMVITAHFLDTNWGLHKRILNFVQVTSHKGDDIGRCLEVCLNDWGIDKVFSIAVDNASANDIAIAYMKRRLKSNGTLLLDEAHLHMRCACHILNLIVKDGMTELSREINAIRNCVKFIHSSPARLESFREYCVLLRFDRMSSIPFDVVTRWNATYQMLNSAFKFKEVFSKMAFECDSFIAYFKEEVSKEVDGVTRKAKRVGPPEVDDWERSVSFAHFLKKIYDATLTLSATLTPTSHLILSTVIALQVEIEEQISNASNATLQSVATSMKLKFDKYSGDIEKVNPILFVAQSLDPRYKFDMLETNLEELGYGCDKIREEKVRVKGYVTKLYNAYKEGVVLSSSSGSSTNSSATSNMEQRSSVVLDDGAGSVMVDINVASRMAKKI; via the coding sequence ATGATAAACTACATGGTCATCACGGCTCATTTTTTGGACACTAATTGGGGGTTACACAAGAGGATCCTAAACTTTGTCCAAGTTACTTCTCATAAGGGTGATGATATTGGAAGATGTCTAGAGGTTTGCTTGAATGATTGGGGCATAGACAAGGTGTTTAGCATTGCCGTTGACAATGCTAGTGCAAATGACATCGCtattgcatacatgaaaagaagACTCAAGTCAAATGGTACTCTTTTACTTGATGAGGCTCACTTGCACATGAGGTGCGCTTGTCACATCCTCAATTTGATAGTTAAGGATGGAATGACGGAGCTTAGTAGGGAGATTAATGCCATAAGAAATTGTGTGAAGTTTATACACTCATCCCCGGCAAGGTTGGAGTCTTTTAGGGAATATTGTGTCTTGTTGAGATTTGATAGGATGTCAAGTATCCCTTTTGATGTTGTCACAAGGTGGAATGCCACATATCAAATGCTTAATAGTGCTTTCAAGTTTAAAGAAGTGTTCTCTAAGATGGCCTTTGAGTGTGACTCTTTCATTGCTTACTTTAAAGAGGAGGTCTCGAAAGAGGTTGATGGGGTGACAAGAAAGGCCAAGCGGGTGGGTCCTCCGGAGGTGGATGATTGGGAAAGGTCGGTGAGTTTTGCTCACTTTCTCAAAAAAATTTATGATGCCACCTTGACATTGAGTGCAACCCTTACTCCAACGTCACACTTAATACTTAGCACAGTGATTGCCTTGCAAGTGGAGATAGAAGAACAAATTTCAAACGCCTCTAATGCCACTTTGCAAAGTGTGGCTACCTCAATGAAGCTCAAGTTTGACAAATATTCGGGTGACATTGAAAAGGTGAATCCTATTCTCTTTGTGGCCCAATCACTCGACCCGAGGTACAAATTTGATATGTTGGAGACAAATCTAGAAGAGCTCGGCTATGGATGTGACAAAATAAGGGAGGAGAAAGTAAGGGTTAAAGGTTATGTAACCAAGTTGTATAATGCATATAAGGAGGGAGTGgtccttagtagtagtagtggTAGTAGTACTAATAGTAGTGCTACCTCAAATATGGAGCAAAGATCAAGTGTTGTACTAGATGATGGGGCGGGGAGTGTGATGGTAGATATTAATGTTGCTTCAAGGATGGCAAAGAAGATCTAA
- the LOC126631737 gene encoding UBP1-associated protein 2A-like: MAKKRKLSSSEPSEPTKKQQQVVVEEPKPQNEPAEEVVEEEEEEVEEEEEEEDEGADEDEEEEEEDEEGPGGEYKETGNITTTSASAALDQAGAGDDEDEPIQNLLEPFTKEQLISLLLEAADNHGDVADRIRKVADEDPIHRKIFVHGLGWDTNAETLTGVFKEYGEIEDCKAVCDKVSGKSKGYGFILFKTRSGARKALKQPQKQIGNRMTACQLAAIGPGPAPNAAAGPVAAPAVQSQSMSEYTQRKIYVSNVGADLEPQKLLMFFSRFGEIEEGPLGLDKLTGRPKGFCLFVYKSAESAKRALEEPHKNFEGHILHCQKAIDGPKPGKSQHQNQHHHKSHNSKFQRNENSGYAGGAASGMGHLMAPASGGIGFNQGAAAAQAFNPAIGQALTALLATQGAGLGLTNLLGTFGTAPNVNPGVPGAGHVMQGGYGNQASISPGMMGSYGNQGAMQGGYPNPQLGQGGSGRGQHGAGQSGGAPYMGH; this comes from the coding sequence ATGGCGAAAAAACGAAAGCTTAGCTCCTCCGAGCCCTCCGAACCCACCAAAAAGCAACAACAGGTCGTAGTTGAGGAACCCAAACCCCAAAACGAACCAGCAGAGGAAGTAgtcgaagaggaagaagaagaagtcgaagaagaggaggaggaggaagatgaAGGAGCCGACGAagacgaagaggaagaggaggaggacgaagAGGGGCCAGGCGGTGAGTATAAGGAAACCGGTAACATAACCACGACGTCCGCCTCAGCCGCTTTGGATCAGGCCGGTGCAGGTGATGACGAGGACGAGCCGATCCAGAATCTTCTAGAACCATTCACCAAGGAACAGCTTATCTCCCTGCTCCTCGAAGCTGCCGATAACCACGGCGACGTGGCGGATCGGATCCGGAAGGTTGCGGATGAGGACCCAATCCACCGCAAGATCTTCGTCCATGGTCTCGGATGGGACACCAACGCCGAAACCCTAACCGGTGTGTTTAAGGAATACGGTGAGATTGAGGATTGCAAGGCTGTTTGCGATAAGGTCTCTGGTAAGTCCAAGGGTTACGGTTTCATTCTCTTCAAGACTCGTTCTGGGGCCCGAAAAGCCCTAAAGCAGCCCCAGAAGCAGATCGGTAATCGGATGACTGCATGCCAGCTGGCGGCGATTGGCCCTGGCCCGGCTCCTAACGCCGCTGCTGGACCTGTGGCAGCCCCGGCGGTTCAATCCCAGTCGATGTCGGAGTACACGCAGAGGAAGATCTACGTGAGCAATGTTGGGGCGGACTTGGAGCCCCAGAAGCTTCTTATGTTCTTTTCTAGGTTTGGAGAAATTGAGGAAGGGCCACTAGGTCTTGATAAGTTGACCGGGAGGCCTAAAGGGTTTTGCTTGTTTGTGTACAAGTCGGCAGAGAGTGCCAAGAGGGCTCTGGAAGAGCCGCACAAGAATTTTGAGGGCCATATTTTGCATTGCCAGAAGGCCATTGACGGTCCAAAGCCGGGCAAGTCTCAGCACCAGAACCAGCACCACCACAAGTCACATAATTCCAAGTTTCAGAGGAATGAGAATTCAGGTTATGCAGGTGGAGCTGCATCAGGAATGGGCCATTTGATGGCACCTGCAAGTGGGGGGATTGGATTTAATCAGGGGGCTGCTGCAGCCCAGGCATTTAACCCAGCTATTGGGCAGGCACTGACTGCTTTGCTTGCAACACAGGGAGCTGGCTTGGGGCTGACAAACCTTTTGGGGACTTTTGGAACAGCTCCGAATGTGAACCCAGGTGTTCCTGGTGCAGGACATGTGATGCAGGGTGGATACGGGAATCAGGCAAGTATTAGTCCTGGGATGATGGGAAGCTATGGAAATCAAGGTGCAATGCAAGGTGGCTATCCTAACCCGCAGTTAGGGCAAGGTGGTTCAGGAAGGGGGCAGCATGGCGCTGGGCAATCTGGTGGCGCTCCGTACATGGGGCATTAG